A region of Deltaproteobacteria bacterium DNA encodes the following proteins:
- a CDS encoding ornithine cyclodeaminase family protein codes for MVLFLGEDDVRQILTMKDAVTVLEETFRQQGLKNIINHPRQRIRTQNSMLHYLAGALPHLGVMGYKAYSSYKGGLKFRVFLHDIETGELLSIMDGNYMGMMRTGAVSAVATRYMAREDLNSVGIYGSGWQAQGQLLGVCAVRSVKRINVYSRNTENREAFSGDMEKRLGVEVVPVERPEDAIADVGCVITSTSSFEPVFKGEWLTSGMHMNAIGGNFLFKREIDGRAVMRSNVIAVESVEQCRIEAGEFMPLVGKGRLQWSDLLELGDIVAGKAKGRESEDDITLFKSLGIAVEDIAVAAHIYKIATGAGIGSKLDIPSL; via the coding sequence ATGGTCTTATTTCTGGGAGAGGACGATGTAAGGCAGATTCTTACAATGAAAGACGCCGTAACAGTCCTCGAAGAGACATTCAGGCAGCAGGGATTAAAGAATATCATTAACCATCCCAGGCAGAGGATCAGGACCCAGAACAGTATGCTGCACTACCTTGCCGGAGCTCTTCCCCATCTAGGGGTAATGGGCTATAAGGCCTACTCATCCTACAAGGGGGGGCTCAAGTTCAGGGTTTTTCTTCATGATATAGAAACGGGCGAGCTACTATCGATAATGGACGGAAATTATATGGGAATGATGCGTACCGGAGCCGTTTCCGCTGTTGCGACCAGGTATATGGCGAGAGAGGATCTGAACAGCGTAGGCATATACGGCTCGGGGTGGCAGGCTCAGGGGCAGTTGCTCGGGGTTTGCGCCGTCAGAAGCGTGAAGAGGATAAATGTTTACAGCCGTAATACCGAGAATAGAGAGGCTTTCAGCGGGGATATGGAGAAGCGACTGGGCGTTGAGGTTGTCCCGGTGGAAAGGCCGGAGGATGCTATCGCTGATGTCGGTTGTGTCATCACCTCCACTTCGTCGTTCGAGCCTGTTTTCAAGGGAGAATGGCTAACGAGCGGGATGCATATGAATGCGATCGGCGGAAATTTTTTGTTCAAAAGGGAGATTGACGGAAGGGCCGTGATGCGCTCGAATGTGATAGCTGTCGAGTCGGTCGAGCAGTGCCGCATCGAGGCCGGGGAGTTTATGCCGCTCGTCGGAAAGGGCAGGCTTCAGTGGTCTGACCTCCTGGAGTTAGGGGATATAGTTGCCGGTAAGGCAAAGGGCAGGGAGTCGGAGGATGACATTACGTTATTTAAATCTCTGGGCATAGCGGTCGAGGATATTGCGGTGGCTGCTCATATCTATAAGATCGCAACCGGCGCCGGCATCGGCAGTAAACTCGATATACCTTCTTTATAA
- the mtnP gene encoding S-methyl-5'-thioadenosine phosphorylase, with amino-acid sequence MMKTVGIIGGSGLYALEGLTGVTTVSVDTPWGKPSDDFSVGNLGDAKLIFLPRHGRGHKLTPSEINYRANIFAMKKLGVDRIISVSAVGSMKEEIEPGHIVIPSQFYDHTKSRISTFFGDGIAAHVSMADPVCPDLAGALYQSSVDAGATVHKDASYICMEGPQFSSRAESNIYRKWGVDVIGMTNMPEAKLAREAEICYSTLALSTDYDCWHEHHENVTVDDIIETLTRNVELAKKVIAKVLPQISESRDCHCRNALENAIITSRDAISEEVKQRLGILIERYI; translated from the coding sequence ATTATGAAAACAGTGGGAATAATAGGGGGGAGCGGACTTTATGCCCTGGAGGGTTTGACCGGCGTCACTACCGTAAGCGTGGATACCCCCTGGGGCAAACCTTCAGATGATTTTAGTGTGGGGAATCTGGGTGACGCAAAGCTCATATTTCTACCCAGGCACGGAAGGGGGCATAAGCTTACGCCTTCTGAAATCAATTACAGGGCAAATATCTTCGCGATGAAAAAGCTCGGGGTCGATCGAATCATATCGGTGAGCGCTGTCGGAAGCATGAAAGAGGAGATTGAGCCCGGTCATATCGTAATACCCTCCCAGTTCTACGATCATACGAAGTCCAGGATCTCAACATTCTTCGGGGACGGTATTGCCGCGCATGTCTCGATGGCAGACCCTGTTTGTCCGGATTTAGCCGGGGCGCTCTACCAATCTTCTGTAGACGCGGGCGCCACAGTGCATAAAGACGCTTCATATATATGTATGGAAGGGCCGCAGTTCTCTTCGCGGGCCGAAAGCAACATATACAGGAAATGGGGAGTGGACGTAATAGGCATGACGAATATGCCCGAGGCCAAGCTTGCGCGTGAAGCCGAGATTTGCTATTCTACTCTTGCATTATCGACTGACTATGATTGCTGGCATGAGCATCATGAGAACGTAACTGTCGATGATATAATCGAAACCCTTACAAGAAACGTTGAGCTTGCAAAGAAGGTCATTGCCAAAGTTTTGCCGCAGATCAGTGAATCTAGGGATTGTCATTGCCGGAACGCGCTTGAAAACGCAATCATCACTTCCAGAGACGCCATCTCGGAGGAAGTAAAACAGAGGCTCGGAATACTTATAGAGAGGTACATCTAA
- a CDS encoding PfkB family carbohydrate kinase: MKLLVVGSMALDTIETPFGKEENVLGGSASYFSLAASMFTDVSVVAVVGEDFPEEHLELFRSKGIKLEGVKRESGDTFRWEGRYGYDLGDPETLGTYLNVFENFNPVIPESYRNMEYVFLANIDPELQLSVLNQVNDPKLVACDTMNYWISNKPDELKKVLKHVDILMLNDSETRALAGEPRITQAARVVRDMGPKVLIVKRGEYGALMFSDDGIFWAPSYPLEEVIDPTGAGDTFAGGFMGFIAGNDIMDHTGFKTAVVYGSVAASFTVENYSVRRISRLKPAEIDQRFTAFLQLSKLD; encoded by the coding sequence ATGAAACTGCTCGTTGTCGGATCCATGGCGCTTGATACTATCGAAACCCCGTTCGGAAAGGAGGAAAACGTGCTTGGTGGGTCGGCCTCCTATTTTTCTCTCGCGGCCAGCATGTTTACGGACGTATCCGTTGTGGCGGTAGTCGGGGAAGATTTCCCAGAGGAGCATCTCGAACTATTCAGGTCAAAGGGAATAAAGCTTGAGGGGGTAAAGAGGGAGTCGGGGGACACCTTCAGATGGGAGGGAAGGTATGGTTACGATCTGGGCGATCCCGAGACGCTCGGAACGTACCTTAACGTATTCGAGAACTTCAACCCGGTTATTCCCGAAAGCTACCGTAATATGGAGTACGTGTTTCTTGCGAATATAGATCCCGAGCTACAATTAAGCGTGCTAAATCAGGTGAATGATCCAAAGCTTGTCGCCTGTGATACGATGAATTACTGGATAAGCAACAAGCCGGACGAGCTTAAAAAGGTGCTCAAGCACGTAGATATACTCATGCTTAACGATTCGGAAACGAGGGCTCTTGCCGGGGAGCCGAGGATTACACAGGCGGCGCGGGTTGTCCGCGATATGGGGCCTAAAGTGCTGATCGTCAAAAGGGGGGAGTACGGCGCTCTCATGTTCTCGGATGACGGCATATTCTGGGCTCCGAGTTATCCGCTCGAAGAAGTAATAGACCCTACAGGAGCGGGAGACACTTTTGCGGGGGGATTCATGGGTTTTATCGCGGGTAACGACATTATGGATCATACCGGCTTTAAAACAGCGGTGGTTTACGGAAGTGTGGCCGCTTCTTTTACTGTTGAGAATTACAGTGTGAGAAGAATCTCCCGGTTGAAGCCTGCGGAGATTGACCAAAGATTTACCGCGTTTCTGCAGCTCTCAAAACTGGACTAA
- a CDS encoding tetratricopeptide repeat protein: MIFVLLLSCGGGSKNSEFAMDKEEEFTNQKALAAASSWRGNFQQALKEINEAEKINDKDPEVYAIKGAIFFGLRDYAKAEQFYKQAIGLNPNYTPAHFNLCGLYLEQNNFDGVIAECSEVVADPTYKARANAYTNIGLAYFNKGDMTRARENYDKALEINPAFVYAHNEIGKLYMATGRYGEAIFEFQQAISGYNAYEEAYYNLGLAYLKTDDNYNACESFRKVVEIAPASEFGVNSNRYLNSVCQ; this comes from the coding sequence ATGATTTTTGTACTCCTTCTTTCCTGTGGCGGCGGAAGTAAAAATAGCGAATTCGCCATGGACAAAGAAGAAGAATTCACTAATCAAAAGGCGCTCGCTGCCGCTTCATCATGGCGGGGAAATTTTCAGCAGGCTTTAAAGGAGATAAACGAAGCTGAGAAGATCAATGACAAGGACCCCGAGGTTTATGCCATTAAAGGTGCTATATTCTTCGGGCTTAGGGATTACGCGAAGGCGGAGCAGTTTTATAAACAGGCGATCGGGCTGAATCCGAACTATACGCCCGCCCACTTTAATCTTTGCGGCCTTTATCTCGAGCAAAACAATTTCGACGGCGTCATAGCCGAGTGCTCCGAGGTCGTAGCGGATCCGACCTATAAGGCCAGGGCGAACGCATACACTAATATCGGACTTGCTTACTTCAATAAAGGAGACATGACGAGGGCAAGGGAAAATTACGATAAGGCTCTTGAGATCAATCCCGCGTTTGTCTATGCTCATAACGAGATCGGGAAGCTTTATATGGCCACGGGGAGGTACGGGGAGGCGATATTTGAGTTTCAGCAGGCTATTTCGGGGTATAATGCTTACGAGGAAGCCTACTACAATCTCGGACTTGCTTACCTGAAGACAGATGATAATTACAATGCCTGCGAGTCTTTCAGGAAGGTCGTTGAAATCGCTCCCGCATCCGAATTCGGTGTGAATTCCAACCGTTACCTGAATTCCGTATGTCAGTGA
- the rfaE1 gene encoding D-glycero-beta-D-manno-heptose-7-phosphate kinase has translation MRVDEILNRFKNQKILVVGDIMLDRYVLGGVERISPEGPVPVLKVREEIETPGGAGNVALNLRTLGASVELVGTVGKDREGKELIEALAHNGIRTGGIVRDKTKPTTSKTRLIAGNQQIARIDKETNTSVSMSVEKTLIDAIKSSVNNFKPKAIIISDYAKGVVTENVASKTMKLAKEAGIFITVDPKGDNFTKYSGASAITPNEKEAGAASGVKIVDEESLKEAANTLIRITEADFVLVTRGKEGISYFSKKGDAGTIPSQAVEVFDVTGAGDTVVSVFTLSFISSYLLEESAGIANAAAGIVVSRIGAASISVSDLTAHFLKEAEKERSKIYKRKELSGVLSGLRAKGKKVIFTNGCFDLFHTGHLKLLREARKLGDSLVVAINSDDSVKRLKGEGRPYISETDRANLLTAIDCVDFLAVFEEDTPLEIIKELKPDVIVKGGDYSPEEVVGKEFIENRGGEVKIIPLIDGISTSSLAERIKNSGE, from the coding sequence ATGCGTGTTGACGAAATATTAAATCGTTTTAAAAATCAGAAAATCCTGGTCGTTGGGGATATCATGCTTGACCGTTACGTGCTGGGCGGAGTGGAGAGGATATCTCCCGAAGGGCCGGTCCCGGTTTTAAAAGTCAGGGAGGAGATCGAGACCCCGGGAGGCGCAGGGAATGTGGCCCTCAATTTGAGGACCCTGGGCGCTTCAGTCGAGCTCGTCGGCACTGTGGGTAAAGATAGAGAGGGCAAAGAGCTCATTGAGGCGCTGGCGCATAACGGGATCAGAACCGGCGGAATCGTTCGGGATAAAACAAAACCCACTACGAGCAAAACAAGACTTATCGCCGGAAACCAGCAAATCGCGCGTATCGACAAGGAAACGAACACATCGGTATCTATGAGTGTGGAAAAAACGCTTATAGACGCAATAAAAAGCTCCGTGAACAATTTTAAACCCAAAGCGATAATAATTTCAGATTACGCAAAAGGGGTGGTGACCGAGAATGTCGCTTCCAAAACGATGAAGCTCGCGAAGGAAGCCGGTATTTTTATAACTGTCGATCCCAAAGGAGATAATTTCACCAAATACTCAGGCGCAAGCGCAATCACTCCCAACGAGAAAGAAGCCGGGGCCGCCTCCGGTGTTAAAATTGTTGACGAGGAGTCGCTCAAGGAGGCAGCTAATACGCTCATACGGATTACCGAGGCGGATTTCGTGCTGGTAACGAGAGGGAAAGAAGGCATAAGTTATTTCTCCAAAAAGGGCGACGCCGGAACAATCCCCTCGCAGGCTGTCGAGGTATTCGACGTCACCGGGGCCGGCGATACGGTCGTAAGCGTTTTCACCCTCTCCTTCATCTCATCGTACCTGCTCGAAGAGTCCGCCGGCATAGCAAACGCAGCGGCCGGAATAGTCGTAAGCCGCATAGGGGCGGCAAGCATCTCTGTGAGCGATCTTACGGCGCATTTCCTGAAGGAAGCCGAGAAGGAAAGGTCGAAAATATACAAGCGCAAAGAGCTTTCCGGAGTTCTCTCCGGCCTTAGAGCGAAAGGGAAAAAAGTTATATTCACGAACGGCTGCTTCGATCTCTTTCACACAGGTCATCTCAAGCTATTGAGAGAGGCGCGGAAGCTCGGGGACTCGCTTGTCGTAGCTATTAACAGTGATGATTCCGTAAAAAGGCTCAAAGGCGAAGGCCGTCCTTACATATCCGAGACCGACAGGGCGAATCTGCTTACCGCTATTGACTGCGTGGATTTTCTGGCCGTATTCGAAGAGGATACCCCGCTTGAGATCATAAAAGAGCTCAAGCCCGACGTAATCGTAAAAGGCGGCGATTACTCGCCCGAAGAAGTAGTCGGCAAAGAGTTTATCGAGAACCGTGGAGGCGAGGTCAAAATTATTCCCCTTATCGACGGCATTTCCACATCTTCTCTGGCGGAAAGGATAAAAAACAGCGGAGAGTAA
- a CDS encoding CpsB/CapC family capsule biosynthesis tyrosine phosphatase, which yields MIDIHCHLLPNIDDGPKSWDESLEMVRIASGDGITGAVTTPHWIQGTNWQPSADTVRILVEEMNARIGELGMDFRVYPGMEIGIIADLARVVSSGEVLPLAEGDFVLIEIPFYSLPLGIEEVIFGLESMGKKTVLAHPERNREFQATPKRIIELVNLGPMVQVTAGSLCGNFGDSARRCAIEFANLGAVHFVSSDAHSVKHRSPVVSRGLAVLEKEIGAEKTTEIITNSYKVINGNRAADK from the coding sequence ATGATTGATATACACTGCCACCTTCTTCCCAACATCGATGACGGTCCCAAGAGCTGGGACGAGAGTCTGGAAATGGTTAGAATCGCTTCGGGGGACGGTATTACCGGGGCGGTTACAACTCCCCACTGGATACAGGGTACTAACTGGCAGCCGAGCGCCGATACTGTGAGGATACTGGTTGAGGAGATGAATGCCCGGATTGGGGAGCTCGGCATGGATTTCAGGGTGTATCCGGGAATGGAGATAGGAATTATCGCCGATCTTGCGAGAGTTGTGTCTTCTGGGGAGGTGCTGCCGCTCGCGGAGGGAGACTTCGTTCTGATAGAGATTCCCTTTTATTCCCTTCCGCTCGGAATAGAGGAGGTGATTTTCGGCCTCGAATCGATGGGTAAAAAAACGGTGCTCGCACACCCCGAGAGAAACAGGGAATTCCAGGCGACGCCAAAGAGGATAATCGAGCTTGTTAATTTAGGCCCTATGGTGCAGGTGACCGCCGGGAGTCTGTGCGGGAATTTCGGCGATTCTGCCAGGAGGTGCGCCATAGAGTTCGCCAATCTGGGCGCGGTTCATTTCGTGTCCTCAGACGCCCATTCCGTAAAACACAGGAGCCCTGTAGTGTCAAGGGGTCTTGCGGTTCTGGAGAAGGAGATAGGAGCCGAGAAAACTACTGAGATAATTACTAATAGCTACAAGGTCATAAACGGAAACCGGGCGGCAGATAAATAA
- a CDS encoding DUF1844 domain-containing protein, protein MSDEQKPKGSGAFTMDFSAFILSLNASSLIHLGEIPDPQSRERSVNIPAAKHTIEILEILKEKTVGNLDEDEDKLLDDILYNLRLKYLQYSK, encoded by the coding sequence ATGAGCGACGAACAGAAACCCAAAGGGTCGGGAGCATTCACTATGGATTTCTCGGCCTTTATCCTTTCGCTAAACGCCTCATCCCTGATCCATTTGGGAGAGATCCCCGATCCTCAGTCAAGGGAGAGAAGCGTCAATATCCCCGCCGCCAAACACACTATTGAGATACTCGAGATTTTAAAAGAGAAGACAGTGGGCAACCTGGACGAAGACGAAGACAAACTTCTCGATGACATACTATACAATCTCAGGCTGAAATATCTGCAGTATTCGAAATAA
- a CDS encoding DnaJ C-terminal domain-containing protein has protein sequence MATTTKDYYKILGISKNATKDEIKKAYRSLARKYHPDLNPDNKEAEEKFKEVQEAHEVLSNEEKRKTYDMFGSAEFRPGGRTTWRRAGAEQGGFEYSYSANDFPGFEDIFKDIFGFASEGRAGKSRGDAFRDILNYAAERTSRGRDLESEIEIDFNTAIRGGVRDISISRQRRNNIDTEKLSVKIPAGVDTGSRIRVQGKGEAGSGAKGGDLYLRIKVKPHPIFRRKGDDIHLEVPVTFYEAALGKNIEIPTVDGRAEITIPAGVQNGTKLRLKGKGVPNLKTKARGDQYVEVKIVMPDKINESDRKRYEDLAKSHPYNPRAKFSRYMG, from the coding sequence ATGGCGACTACCACAAAAGACTATTACAAGATCCTCGGCATCTCCAAGAACGCCACAAAAGATGAGATAAAAAAGGCTTACCGCAGCCTTGCTCGTAAATACCATCCTGACCTCAATCCGGACAACAAGGAGGCCGAGGAAAAATTCAAAGAGGTGCAGGAAGCGCACGAGGTTCTGTCCAACGAAGAGAAAAGGAAGACCTACGACATGTTCGGGAGCGCGGAGTTCAGGCCCGGCGGAAGAACCACATGGAGACGCGCGGGCGCGGAGCAGGGAGGATTCGAGTACAGCTATAGCGCCAATGACTTCCCGGGGTTTGAAGATATTTTCAAGGATATTTTCGGATTTGCGAGCGAAGGGAGAGCCGGCAAAAGCAGGGGAGACGCGTTCCGTGACATACTCAATTACGCCGCTGAAAGGACTTCTCGCGGCAGGGATCTCGAGTCCGAGATAGAGATAGACTTCAACACCGCGATCAGGGGTGGCGTCAGGGACATATCCATCAGCAGGCAGAGAAGAAATAATATCGATACGGAAAAACTTTCGGTCAAGATACCGGCGGGGGTCGATACCGGATCGCGTATCAGGGTTCAGGGAAAGGGCGAGGCCGGAAGCGGAGCCAAGGGGGGGGACCTATATCTCAGAATAAAGGTAAAGCCCCACCCCATATTCAGGAGAAAGGGAGATGATATCCACCTGGAAGTCCCCGTTACTTTCTATGAAGCCGCTTTGGGCAAGAACATAGAAATCCCCACGGTTGACGGACGCGCCGAAATTACAATACCGGCAGGCGTGCAGAACGGCACAAAACTCAGACTCAAGGGCAAGGGCGTTCCTAACCTGAAAACCAAAGCGCGGGGAGACCAGTACGTGGAAGTTAAGATTGTAATGCCCGACAAGATAAACGAAAGCGATCGTAAAAGATACGAAGACCTGGCTAAATCGCATCCATACAACCCGAGGGCGAAATTCAGCAGATATATGGGCTGA
- a CDS encoding Hsp20/alpha crystallin family protein translates to MRNLRTFDPSRDFGSLQERINRLFDDTMRASSEGDEELMRGAWAPAVDIHETDDGFMVTADLPGVKKEDIEIDLKDSTLTIKGEKKFEEKAPKESYIRIERSYGKFIRSFSLPNNIDSEKIKATFKNGTLELSIPKKEEAKPRQITIDVK, encoded by the coding sequence ATGAGAAATTTAAGAACTTTCGATCCTTCGAGAGATTTCGGTTCCCTTCAGGAGCGTATCAACAGGCTCTTTGACGATACTATGAGAGCATCGTCCGAAGGGGATGAGGAACTTATGAGAGGGGCTTGGGCCCCCGCCGTCGATATTCACGAAACCGATGACGGTTTCATGGTCACTGCTGATCTGCCGGGCGTAAAGAAGGAAGATATAGAGATCGACCTCAAAGACAGCACTCTCACAATAAAGGGTGAAAAGAAGTTCGAGGAGAAAGCCCCGAAGGAGAGTTACATCAGAATAGAGAGGTCTTACGGGAAATTCATCCGCAGCTTCTCGCTCCCGAACAATATTGACTCGGAGAAAATTAAAGCTACCTTTAAGAACGGGACGCTTGAGCTCAGCATTCCCAAGAAAGAAGAGGCTAAACCAAGGCAGATAACAATTGACGTAAAATAA
- a CDS encoding Mrp/NBP35 family ATP-binding protein, whose protein sequence is MELNPDGIRNVLKNVKYPGFTRDIVSFGIVKDIKIEGNNVQVSLILPKPDKKLESEISDSVRNSILETPGVDNVDVRISARQPKAAAGQGQAKAAPSPKLPDIKYYIAVASGKGGVGKSTVAVNLAVAMARKRDKVGLMDADIWGPSTPTMLGIKDRPHATEENKIIPLKKYGLELMSIGFLVNEDETVIWRGPMVHGAIKQFIEDVEWKETDYLVIDLPPGTGDAQLSLVQTAPLSGGLIVTTPQEVALIDVKRGIQMFRKLNVPILGIVENMSYLESPEGGEPIDIFGRGGGRRMAEKFEVPFLGEIPIDPRIRKGGDSGVPIVESHPESKAGKAFLDLADIVLESIENPQ, encoded by the coding sequence ATGGAGCTTAACCCTGACGGTATCCGGAACGTGCTCAAGAATGTAAAGTACCCCGGATTCACAAGAGATATAGTATCATTCGGCATAGTAAAAGACATAAAAATTGAAGGTAACAACGTTCAGGTTTCGCTGATTCTTCCCAAACCCGACAAAAAACTTGAATCCGAAATAAGCGATTCGGTAAGGAACAGCATACTGGAGACCCCGGGCGTCGATAACGTGGACGTGCGTATATCCGCGAGACAGCCGAAAGCCGCTGCGGGACAGGGACAGGCCAAGGCCGCCCCTTCTCCGAAGCTTCCCGATATCAAGTACTACATAGCCGTTGCGAGCGGCAAAGGAGGGGTGGGAAAATCAACCGTGGCCGTTAATCTGGCAGTCGCGATGGCCAGGAAGCGAGATAAGGTCGGCCTGATGGACGCGGACATATGGGGACCGAGCACTCCCACTATGCTGGGCATAAAAGACCGCCCTCACGCAACCGAGGAAAATAAAATCATTCCCCTCAAGAAATACGGACTCGAGCTCATGTCCATAGGGTTTCTCGTCAACGAGGACGAAACCGTAATCTGGCGCGGCCCCATGGTGCACGGAGCTATAAAACAGTTTATCGAGGACGTGGAGTGGAAGGAAACAGACTATCTTGTTATAGACCTCCCCCCCGGCACCGGAGACGCCCAGCTTTCGCTCGTTCAGACGGCGCCCCTGAGCGGGGGCCTTATTGTTACTACGCCCCAGGAAGTAGCGCTTATAGACGTAAAAAGGGGCATACAGATGTTCAGAAAGCTAAACGTCCCGATACTCGGCATCGTTGAGAATATGAGTTACCTCGAATCCCCCGAAGGGGGAGAGCCCATCGACATATTCGGCAGAGGAGGCGGGAGGAGAATGGCCGAGAAATTCGAAGTCCCGTTCCTGGGAGAGATACCCATCGACCCCCGGATAAGAAAAGGCGGGGACTCGGGCGTTCCGATAGTCGAATCCCACCCTGAGAGCAAAGCCGGAAAGGCGTTTCTGGACCTTGCCGACATCGTGCTCGAATCAATAGAAAATCCCCAGTAA
- a CDS encoding metal-sulfur cluster assembly factor yields MKKIITIKKDAPEGTGDKNVSFKKFDKSDKEHKNVQLTEENIYEALKTVYDPEIPVSIVDLGLIYDVKISSGNNVNIKMSLTTPGCGMGAMIANQAETAVRDIGANNVLVEVVWDPPWNPDMISDEAKEKLGIT; encoded by the coding sequence ATGAAAAAGATAATCACTATAAAAAAGGATGCGCCTGAAGGTACAGGCGATAAAAACGTTTCATTCAAGAAATTCGACAAATCCGATAAAGAACACAAGAATGTTCAGCTCACTGAAGAGAACATCTACGAGGCGCTTAAGACGGTTTACGATCCGGAGATACCGGTCAGCATTGTTGACCTCGGGCTTATTTATGATGTGAAAATTTCTTCGGGTAATAACGTCAACATCAAAATGTCGCTTACCACGCCGGGATGCGGGATGGGAGCGATGATCGCGAACCAGGCGGAAACGGCGGTAAGGGACATAGGCGCGAACAACGTCCTCGTGGAAGTAGTCTGGGATCCGCCATGGAACCCGGATATGATTTCCGATGAAGCCAAAGAGAAGCTGGGCATCACCTAG
- a CDS encoding Fur family transcriptional regulator, with the protein MNESALKLEKFLSKSREKGLKLTPQRMVIFNILAESNRHMTVDEIYTKAKVQYPMLSPATVYRNMEQMVDAGLLTHLDLGGASVKYDTNLDEHHHFVCNECGKVVDLYLKDFNYDIDNDKSPLGNMRVDSTQLYLHGVCGECG; encoded by the coding sequence ATGAATGAGAGCGCCTTAAAGCTGGAAAAATTCCTTTCGAAGTCAAGAGAAAAGGGACTCAAGCTTACTCCCCAGAGGATGGTTATATTCAATATCCTCGCGGAGTCGAACCGCCATATGACCGTGGACGAGATATATACGAAGGCCAAGGTTCAGTACCCCATGCTCTCGCCCGCTACCGTTTACAGGAATATGGAGCAGATGGTTGACGCGGGCTTGCTTACGCATCTGGACCTGGGCGGGGCTTCGGTGAAGTACGACACTAACCTCGACGAACACCATCACTTCGTCTGTAATGAGTGCGGCAAGGTCGTTGATCTCTATCTGAAAGACTTCAACTATGACATCGACAACGACAAATCCCCCCTCGGTAATATGAGAGTCGATTCAACACAGTTGTACCTGCACGGCGTATGCGGGGAGTGTGGGTGA